One Natrinema longum genomic window, CGGAGCGCGGTCGACGCCGAAGCACGGACGGCGCGATCGTCGTCCGCGACATCGAGCCCGCAGCGATCGGGACGGTGGTCGACTACCTCGAGGCACGCGACGTCGAGTACACCCAGCTTTCGTGGGCCGAACCCGACCTCGAGGACGTCTATCTCGAACTGGCCGACGCGACCGAGCAGGCGCGGACGGATCGCCTCGAGAGCGACGACGGTGGAGCAGGGGAGTCGGATCTCGCACGGGCGGGTGAGACGGCGTGAGCCGGATGGGACGCGTCCGGTCCGAGACGAGTGCCGGCTGGCGGTCGTTCGTCCGCCGGCGGACGGCGGTTTTCTTTACGTTCTTCTTCCCCGTGATCCTGATCGTCATCTTCGGGGCGCTGATCCGCACCGATCCCACGGGTGGCGGGCTGTTCACCGAACCCCCGGCGTTCTACGTGCCTGGCTATCTCGCCGTCGTCGTCCTCTTTACGCCCCTCTCGCGGATGGGCAGCGAGGTCGCGCGACACCGCGAGGGGAGCCGCTTCGAGAAGCTCGCGACGACGCCGCTCGGTCGGGGAGAGTGGCTGCTCGCCCAGACCGTCGTCAACGCGGCGATCATCGGACTGGCGAGCCTGCTCATCCTCGGACTAGTTATCGTGCTGACCGGTGCGTCGATCGTCTTCTCGCCGCTGTTGGTCCCCTACGTCCTCGTCGGCGTCGTTTGCTTCTGTGGCGTCGGGGCGATGCTCGGCAGCTACACCGATTCACAGGACGGTGCGGTCGCCGCCAGCAACGGGATCGGTCTTCCCCTCCTGTTCCTCTCGGAGACGTTCGTCCCGCTGTCCCAGCTACCGGGCTGGTTCGAGCCGCTCGTGAACCTCTCGCCGCTGACGTACTTCGCACGCGGCGTACGAGCCGCGACGTATTCGGGTGCGGAGACGGCCGCAGTCGCCGGCGTCGATCCCGCGATCGCGAATCTCGCGATTCTCGCTGTCCTCGCAGTCCTCGCGTTCGCCCTCGGTGCGCGGTCGATCCCACAGACGGACTGACCGCGGCTCACGGGTAACGCCGCGATCGACCGCCTGCGAGAACGAACCGATTTACGCGCGGCACTCGAATCGTCGCCAATCAGTATGCGCCCAGGCCACCCCACCGAGCAGGCTGTCGGGATGGAGTACTACGTCAGCGACACCGACGGCGTCGGCGGCCGTCTCCGCGAGGACGACGCCGATTTCCGGGTCCGCGAACTCGAGCGCTTCGACACCGAACCCGTCGACGCGCCGACGGACGCCTACCCCCACCTCGTCTTTCGAGCGACGCTGCGAGGGTGGGATACCAACGATTTCGCCTCGCGGCTCTCGGACGCGCTCGGCATCTCTCGCGAGCGGGTCAACTGGGCCGGGACGAAGGACAAGTACGCCGTGACGACGCAACTGTTCTCTGTCTACGGGGCCGATCCCGAGGACCTGCCCGAGATCGACGACGTCGAGATCGAAGTACTGGGCAAGGCCGGCCGAAACCTCGAGTTCGGCGACCTCGCGGGTAACGCGTTCGAACTGGTGGTCACCGATCCCGAGCGCCCCGACAACGCTGGGGCGATCACCGACGAACTGTGCAACTTCGGCGGGCTCGAGACCGACGGCGATGGCGTCGACGCCGACGACTCGGCCGTCTCGATCGGCGTTCCGAACTTCTTCGGCCAGCAGCGCTTCGGCAGCCGTCGGCCGGTCACCCACGAAGTGGGCCTCGCGATCGCCCGCGACGACTGGGAGGGCGCAGTGATGGCCTACCTCGGGAACCCCACCGAAGCCGAACCCGAATCCACGCAGGAGGCCCGGGCCTTCGTCGAGGAGACCCGCGACTGGCAGGAAGCCCTCGAGCGAGTGCCACGTCGGCTCCGCTACGAGCGCTCGATGATCCACGCCCTCGCGGAACACGACGGCGAGCCAGGCCCCGAGGCCTTTCGGGAGGCCCTCGAGCGGGTCCCCTCGAATCTCCAGCGGTTGTTCGTCCACGCGGCACAGTCCTACGCGTTCAACCTGATGCTCTCCGAACGGCTCGAGCGCGGGCTCCCGTTCGATCGCCCCGTCGCCGGCGATGTCGTCTGTTTTGCCGATACCGACGCGCCCGACGGGCTCGAACTCCCCGACACCGACCGGCTCCAGCGCGTCGACGAGCGCCGGGTCGACTCGGTGACCCGCCACTGCGAGCGCGGCCGGGCGTTCGTCACCGCGCCGCTGGTCGGCACCGAAACGGAACTGGCCGACGGCGAACAGGGCGAGATCGAACGCGCCGTCCTCGACGAACTGGGCCTCGAGCCGGCGGACTTCGATCTGCCCGGCGAGTTCGGCTCGACGGGGGCCCGGCGCGCGATGCTCTTGCGGACGGATCTGCGCCTCGAGACGGAGCCGCTGACGCTCGCGTTCGCGCTGCCGAAGGGGTCGTACGCGACGGTCGTCTCGCGCGAGTATCTGAAGGTGGATCCCATCGACCTCGGCTGAGATCGATTCACCGGAGAACTAATACGTCGAGTGTCGTCACACCCACCAGTTGATCGGAATGATCGGGACGGATGAGACCCGCGAGATCGTCGACTGGCAGAAGACGACCGTCGATGGAGCGACGGTGTACGAAATCGAGTACAGCGAGCCCGTCCCGGAGCCGACGGGACGCTCGCGGTCGCTGTTCCGTGCGAGCAGCGGCGGAACGGTTCCGGCCGGTGAGCAGTCCGTTCTCCTTCCGGACGGCGAGCGGATCCCCGCGACCGAGGCGGTGTTCGACGCCGCGGGAACCACGCTCCGCGTCCGTCACGAGCCGTCGCTGGTGGCTCGGGTTCGGCGCTATCTGCCGTGGTGACGCCGACGGCCCGCTCGGCCCTCGGCGGGACTGCTGGGAAGCAAGCGGCAAAATAGTTATACGACTGTCACGAATAGCCAACCCGTATGTTCGAACAGTTCTCGTTGGTTCTGTCCGCTCTGTACGTCGTTCAGGGGGTGCTGGGGCTGGCCGAACAGCGCATCTACACCACCGCACAACGAGCGAGCGAACCGCTGCTCTCGAGGCTGCACCTCGTCAGTTCGATCGCGTTCACCGTCTGCGGTATCGCCAGCGCGTCGTGGGTCCACTGGAACGGCATCCCGACGACGTGGTATCCGACGATTCTCGCCTGCGGGATGCTCGTCTCGATTCTCGTGCAAGGGCGGATGTACCGCGCGATGGGCGTCTCGCACAGCCCGGTGATCGACCGGGTATCGGCGCTCCTGCAGTGACCCCACGCTCTCACTCGAGTACGTCTCGAAGAACGGCACCGAAGCCGGCGGCACCGATACAGATCGCGAGAACGCCGCCGACGCCCGTGACTGCGAGCGCGCCGCTTATCGCCGCGGCGACCAGCAGTTGCGTGAGCCACTCGTCGTTGCGCCCGACGAGTCGATCGGCGACGGCGAGATACGCGATCGCGCCGCCGATCGCCCAGACGAGATACGCCAGCAGGAACAGCGGAATCGCCACGACGATCCCGACGATCGTGACGAGAAGGAGCAGTATCAGCAGGCCGATCCCGAGCAGCGACGCGATCCCGTAGAGGAACGAGCCGATCGGCTCCTCGAGAACGTCGCCCATCATCCGCTCGGTATACTCGGGACCGACGGCGACCAGGATCGCGCCGACGACCAGCGTGGTCAGAAAGGCCCCGATCGCGCCCCCGAGGAGTCCGCCGGTCGTGCCGATATCGATGTCCACGCCAGGGGCAGCCTGCGCGATCACCCCAACTGCGAGGCCCGCCTCCCCGAATCCGATCATAGTCCCTGAACAGATGACGAGCATATAGATAAGGGCGATGGCGGTCACCCGAGTTCGCTGACAGCCTTTTGGCCGTTCGCGTCCTCTCACACGTATTCACAGCAAACACCTGCAGCGGGAGATCGACGACCTCGTGGTCCAGGGGTGGACGATCGAGGAGGAGACGCCGGATCGGGTCGTACTGGTCGATCGCAAGCTCGGGTCGGTACTCTCACACGTCCAGGTCGCCGTCCCCACCGTCCGGTTCTCGATGGGGCTGGGCAACGTCGCCTGGGGTGCGTACAACTATAGTAGCCACTGAAACGATTGACACACTGACCGCAACGCCATCATGCGGTCAGGTGTGCATTGACTTTCAGTGGCTACTATACGTCTCGAAATCCGAGTGTCGCGTTCTCCGGGACGACCCGACGGCAGTCCGTCGTGTGGCGCGGCCGTTCCGTCGTCGGCCGCGTACTGTCCGGCCTGTGGCGACGACCTCGAGACCGGTCCCGACCGAACCGAGGGCGTCGTCCGTCCCGACTGTGATGCGGTGGTCTCCGAGGGGGCACGGTACTGTTCGGCCTGTGGGACGAAATTCGCCGACGCAGCCGACACCCCCTCGTC contains:
- a CDS encoding zinc ribbon domain-containing protein, which encodes MSRSPGRPDGSPSCGAAVPSSAAYCPACGDDLETGPDRTEGVVRPDCDAVVSEGARYCSACGTKFADAADTPSSRTPRNRTHT
- a CDS encoding ABC transporter permease: MSRMGRVRSETSAGWRSFVRRRTAVFFTFFFPVILIVIFGALIRTDPTGGGLFTEPPAFYVPGYLAVVVLFTPLSRMGSEVARHREGSRFEKLATTPLGRGEWLLAQTVVNAAIIGLASLLILGLVIVLTGASIVFSPLLVPYVLVGVVCFCGVGAMLGSYTDSQDGAVAASNGIGLPLLFLSETFVPLSQLPGWFEPLVNLSPLTYFARGVRAATYSGAETAAVAGVDPAIANLAILAVLAVLAFALGARSIPQTD
- the truD gene encoding tRNA pseudouridine(13) synthase TruD is translated as MRPGHPTEQAVGMEYYVSDTDGVGGRLREDDADFRVRELERFDTEPVDAPTDAYPHLVFRATLRGWDTNDFASRLSDALGISRERVNWAGTKDKYAVTTQLFSVYGADPEDLPEIDDVEIEVLGKAGRNLEFGDLAGNAFELVVTDPERPDNAGAITDELCNFGGLETDGDGVDADDSAVSIGVPNFFGQQRFGSRRPVTHEVGLAIARDDWEGAVMAYLGNPTEAEPESTQEARAFVEETRDWQEALERVPRRLRYERSMIHALAEHDGEPGPEAFREALERVPSNLQRLFVHAAQSYAFNLMLSERLERGLPFDRPVAGDVVCFADTDAPDGLELPDTDRLQRVDERRVDSVTRHCERGRAFVTAPLVGTETELADGEQGEIERAVLDELGLEPADFDLPGEFGSTGARRAMLLRTDLRLETEPLTLAFALPKGSYATVVSREYLKVDPIDLG